The Rissa tridactyla isolate bRisTri1 chromosome 6, bRisTri1.patW.cur.20221130, whole genome shotgun sequence genome includes a region encoding these proteins:
- the NSMCE4A gene encoding non-structural maintenance of chromosomes element 4 homolog A has protein sequence MSEASGSDDFSSSQSSGAGRLSLPSTSRNGAVPQHKQQRPSSRPAAPEEDGEEPESAGENPRRLESAEVAGDERNRRMIRNQYRELIYSVQQNREDMLSSKSNRLTEALEEANKLFSGVSCAREAALDAQFLVLASNLGKEKANELHSEMTAFDSLMFAEDLLTFMGINRIQVDENDSDSESTSGGYLPSNAWHKLGEETEKYFRRAPSFHYMLGSFKSDPPVPRQRIERQKKARGGEEKRAMPAQLKKMEESHQEATEKEVERILGLLQTHFKNDPDTPISFFDLVIDPNSFARTVENIFHVSFIIRDGFAKLKLDDDKLPIIEPSKENEGKEDHHSAGARNQVVISLSHQEWKEIVETYEITEPMISPPYRNEDEMDIA, from the exons ATGTCGGAGGCGAGTGGGAGCGATGATTTCTCCTCCTCGCAGAGCTCGGGCGCGGGCCGCCTCTCGCTACCATCCACCTCCCGTAACGGCGCCGTGCCCCAGCACAAGCAGCAGCGGCCGTCGAGCCGCCCGGCGGCCCCcgaggaggatggagaggagccggAGTCGGCGGGGGAGAACCCTAGGCGGCTGGAGAGCGCCGAGGTTGCCGGCGATGAGCGGAACAGGAGGATGATCCGGAACCAGTACCGGGAGCTCATCTACAGTGTGCAGC AAAATCGTGAGGATATGCTGAGTTCAAAAAGCAACAGACTGACAGAAGCTTTGGAAGAGGCCAATAAACTGTTTAGTGGAG TTTCCTGTGCACGAGAAGCTGCATTGGATGCCCAATTTCTTGTCTTAGCATCAAATCTAGGAAAAGAGAAGGCCAATGAGTTGCACTCTGAGATGACAGCATTTGATTCACTAATGTTTGCAGAAGACTTG CTAACCTTCATGGGTATAAATCGCATACAAGTAGACGAAAATGACAGTGATTCTGAGAGCACTTCAGGTGGCTATTTACCTAGTAATGCCTGGCATAAActgggagaagaaacagaaaagtactTCAGAAGAGCACCTTCTTTTCACTATAT GTTGGGATCTTTCAAGTCTGATCCTCCTGTACCAAGACAACGGATTGAGAGGCAGAAAAAAGctagaggaggagaagaaaaacgAGCAATGCCTGCTCAG ttaaaaaaaatggaggagTCTCATCAGGAAGCTacagaaaaagaagtagaaagGATCTTGGGATTATtgcaaactcattttaaaaatgatc CTGATACACCTATTTCCTTCTTTGATCTTGTGATTGATCCAAACTCTTTTGCACGCACTGTGGAAAACATCTTTCACGTGTCCTTCATTATAAGG GATGGTTTTGCCAAATTGAAGCTGGAtgatgataaattgccaataaTAG AGCCTTCAAAAGAGAATGAGGGAAAGGAGGATCACCATAGTGCTGGAGCACGGAACCAGGTTGTCATATCTCTGAGCCATCAGGAATGGAAG GAGATTGTAGAAACATACGAAATAACAGAACCCATGATTAGTCCTCCTTATAGAAATGAAGATGAAATGGACATAGCTTAA